Proteins from a genomic interval of Rhodothermus marinus:
- a CDS encoding thiamine pyrophosphate-binding protein: protein MPKKSGAWLIRYALEQLPVPFTFGIPGVHVTELYDELGRSERVRPVLVTHEGGGAFMADAVSRVAPDRIGALAIVPAAGAALAMGGMGEAYLAGVPMLVVSGGIRTDIPFHFQLHEIDQEKLVSAVTKGFWRVTRHAEIVPTIFEAYRTAVSGVPGPVFVEVPVNVQLFQGEVPTLPAFTPPPPSEAPDDALIEEAARVLAEAERPGIFVGWGAVDATEPLIEIAERLGAPVATTLQGLSAFPGNHPLHAGMGFSRAAVPAAERAFEDCDALLAVGTRFAEIPTGSFGVRVPEALVHIDLDPGVLGVNYPACVAIAGDSRVVLPRLLEALRAMGVDRRERREAVARQIRADKQAYRDEWYRHDSGARVNPVRFFDALRAVLPDEAIVTVDDGNHTYLTAELFEVRRPRTLIVPTDFNCMGYAVPAAVGAKLAHPDRPVVAVVGDGAFLMTGLELLTARRMGVGVVCCVFHDGELSQISQGQEIPYNRKTCTVIGEVRLDGIARAVDARYVRLQGEPAVLERTLREALAWAQGGDVVVVDVPIDYSRRTRFTRGVVKTVLARFPTGDRLRFVGRALWRRLRG from the coding sequence ATGCCGAAGAAAAGCGGAGCCTGGTTGATTCGATACGCCCTGGAGCAGTTGCCCGTGCCGTTCACGTTCGGCATTCCGGGCGTGCACGTGACGGAGCTGTACGACGAGCTGGGCCGGAGCGAGCGCGTGCGGCCCGTGCTGGTCACGCACGAAGGCGGCGGGGCTTTCATGGCCGACGCCGTCAGCCGGGTGGCACCCGACCGCATCGGAGCGCTTGCCATCGTACCGGCGGCCGGTGCGGCGCTGGCCATGGGCGGCATGGGCGAGGCCTATCTGGCGGGCGTGCCGATGCTGGTCGTCTCGGGCGGGATCCGGACGGATATTCCGTTTCATTTTCAACTGCACGAAATCGACCAGGAGAAGCTGGTGAGCGCCGTCACGAAAGGCTTCTGGCGCGTGACGCGGCACGCGGAGATCGTCCCGACCATCTTCGAGGCGTACCGGACGGCCGTATCGGGCGTGCCCGGCCCCGTCTTTGTCGAAGTGCCCGTCAACGTACAGCTCTTTCAGGGCGAGGTGCCGACGTTGCCTGCCTTCACGCCGCCTCCGCCGTCGGAAGCACCGGACGACGCGCTGATCGAGGAGGCCGCCCGGGTGCTGGCCGAAGCCGAGCGGCCGGGCATTTTCGTCGGCTGGGGTGCCGTCGATGCCACCGAGCCGCTCATCGAGATCGCCGAGCGGCTGGGGGCGCCGGTAGCGACCACGCTGCAGGGATTGAGCGCTTTCCCGGGCAACCATCCACTGCATGCCGGCATGGGCTTTTCGCGGGCGGCCGTGCCAGCGGCCGAACGGGCCTTTGAAGATTGCGACGCGCTGCTGGCCGTGGGGACGCGCTTTGCGGAGATTCCCACCGGGAGCTTTGGCGTGCGCGTGCCCGAGGCGCTCGTGCATATCGACCTGGACCCCGGTGTGCTCGGAGTTAACTACCCGGCCTGCGTGGCCATCGCGGGCGACAGCCGCGTGGTGCTGCCGCGTCTGCTGGAGGCGCTCCGGGCCATGGGCGTCGATCGCCGGGAGCGGCGGGAAGCCGTCGCCCGCCAGATCCGGGCCGACAAGCAGGCCTATCGGGACGAATGGTACCGGCACGACAGCGGCGCGCGCGTCAATCCCGTCCGGTTCTTCGATGCGCTGCGGGCCGTGTTGCCCGACGAGGCCATCGTGACGGTGGACGACGGCAACCACACCTACCTGACGGCCGAGCTGTTCGAAGTGCGGCGGCCGCGCACGCTCATCGTGCCGACCGACTTCAACTGCATGGGATACGCCGTTCCGGCGGCCGTGGGCGCGAAGCTGGCGCACCCCGACCGGCCGGTGGTGGCCGTCGTGGGCGACGGGGCGTTCCTGATGACCGGCCTGGAGTTGCTCACGGCCCGGCGCATGGGCGTCGGCGTGGTCTGCTGCGTCTTTCACGACGGCGAGCTGAGCCAGATCTCCCAGGGCCAGGAGATCCCCTACAACCGAAAGACCTGCACCGTGATCGGCGAGGTGCGGCTCGACGGGATCGCCCGGGCGGTGGACGCCCGGTATGTCCGACTGCAGGGCGAGCCGGCCGTGCTGGAGCGGACGCTGCGCGAGGCGCTCGCGTGGGCGCAGGGCGGCGACGTCGTGGTGGTGGACGTGCCCATCGACTACAGCCGCCGCACGCGCTTCACCCGGGGCGTGGTGAAGACCGTGCTCGCGCGCTTCCCGACGGGCGACCGGCTGCGCTTCGTGGGCCGCGCCCTCTGGCGCCGGCTGCGGGGATAA
- the nth gene encoding endonuclease III gives MPTEDARRRIGAILERLREAYPNAITELRWSNPFELLIVTVLSAQTTDKKVNEVSPELFRRYPTAEALAQANPEELEPLLRPLGYYRQKARTIVNLARQLVERHGGEVPRSMEALTALPGVGRKTAAIVLGTAFGIREGIAVDTHVSRVSQRLGLTTHKTPDKIEQDLMALVPREDWTWFGHALVLHGRYVCLARRPRCSQCVLADMCPRIGVTVAA, from the coding sequence ATGCCCACCGAAGACGCACGCCGGCGCATCGGCGCCATTCTGGAGCGCCTTCGCGAAGCGTATCCGAATGCCATCACCGAACTTCGCTGGTCCAACCCGTTCGAATTGCTCATCGTGACCGTACTTTCGGCGCAGACCACCGACAAAAAGGTCAACGAAGTATCGCCGGAACTATTTCGGCGCTATCCGACGGCCGAAGCGCTGGCGCAGGCCAACCCTGAAGAACTCGAACCGCTCCTCCGTCCGCTGGGCTACTACCGCCAGAAGGCCCGGACCATCGTCAACCTGGCCCGCCAGCTCGTCGAACGTCACGGCGGCGAGGTGCCACGCAGCATGGAAGCGCTGACAGCATTGCCGGGCGTGGGCCGCAAGACGGCCGCCATCGTGCTGGGTACCGCCTTCGGGATTCGCGAGGGCATCGCCGTCGATACACACGTCAGCCGCGTGTCGCAGCGCCTGGGGTTGACCACCCATAAGACACCCGACAAAATCGAGCAGGACCTGATGGCGCTGGTGCCGCGCGAGGACTGGACGTGGTTCGGGCACGCCCTGGTACTGCACGGCCGCTACGTGTGCCTGGCACGTCGCCCGCGCTGCAGCCAGTGCGTGCTGGCCGACATGTGCCCGCGTATCGGCGTGACCGTGGCCGCCTGA
- a CDS encoding ABC transporter permease, producing the protein MRWLTTLEQFLHDLKAQRLRTTLTILGITWGTVAVVVLLAFGVGFERQTRKNMHGMGDGIVVLFGGTTTRPFQGYPDGRPIRLREEDARLLQREIPAIEAISPEYINRQTPVRRGRAVTNPAITGVYPVYGRLRNIIPEPGGRFLNEQDLKLRRRVVVLGDQIKKLLFGDEESVGQQVYIGQTPFLVVGVMQPKTQNSSYYARDADRIFIPASTFRVLFGDRYVNNLVYRPVDPDLSDRVKRAVYVTLGRRYRFDPADEDALGVWDTNEMDRFVKYFFLGFNLFMGLIGSFTLTVGGIGVANIMYVVVQERTREIGIKRALGARRGTIQLQVIFEALLIALTGGAVGLLISWLLVEAVRHIPNKEGALEFLANPVLSSPIALLTVALLTLIGLAAGFFPARRAALVDPVEALRYE; encoded by the coding sequence ATGCGCTGGCTGACCACGCTGGAGCAGTTTCTGCACGACCTGAAGGCGCAGCGGCTGCGCACGACGCTGACGATCCTGGGCATCACCTGGGGTACGGTGGCCGTCGTGGTACTGCTGGCCTTCGGCGTGGGCTTCGAACGCCAGACGCGCAAGAACATGCACGGCATGGGCGACGGGATCGTGGTGCTTTTCGGCGGCACGACCACCCGACCGTTTCAGGGTTATCCGGACGGCCGCCCCATCCGCCTCCGTGAAGAAGACGCCCGGCTGCTCCAGCGCGAGATTCCGGCCATCGAAGCCATCAGCCCCGAGTATATCAACCGCCAGACGCCCGTCCGGCGCGGCCGTGCCGTCACCAACCCCGCCATCACGGGCGTCTATCCCGTCTACGGACGCCTGCGCAATATCATCCCGGAGCCGGGCGGACGCTTTCTGAACGAGCAGGACCTGAAGCTGCGCCGCCGCGTGGTCGTACTCGGCGATCAGATCAAAAAGCTCCTGTTCGGCGACGAAGAATCCGTCGGGCAACAGGTCTACATCGGACAGACGCCGTTTCTGGTCGTCGGTGTCATGCAGCCCAAAACCCAGAACAGCTCCTACTATGCCCGCGACGCCGATCGCATCTTCATCCCGGCCTCGACCTTCCGCGTGCTTTTCGGTGATCGCTACGTGAACAACCTAGTCTACCGCCCCGTCGATCCGGACCTCAGCGATCGGGTAAAGCGGGCGGTTTACGTCACGCTGGGACGCCGCTACCGCTTCGACCCCGCCGACGAGGACGCGCTGGGCGTCTGGGACACGAACGAAATGGATCGTTTCGTCAAGTACTTCTTCCTGGGGTTCAACCTGTTCATGGGGCTGATCGGCAGTTTCACGCTGACCGTGGGCGGGATCGGCGTGGCCAACATCATGTACGTCGTGGTGCAGGAACGCACCCGGGAGATCGGCATTAAGCGAGCACTGGGGGCGCGTCGGGGCACGATTCAGCTACAGGTGATCTTCGAGGCACTGCTGATTGCACTCACGGGCGGCGCCGTCGGCCTGCTCATTTCCTGGCTGCTCGTCGAAGCCGTGCGACACATCCCGAACAAAGAGGGCGCGCTGGAATTTCTGGCCAACCCGGTGCTCTCCTCGCCCATCGCGCTGCTGACCGTCGCCCTGCTGACGCTGATCGGTCTGGCGGCGGGATTCTTCCCGGCCCGCCGCGCCGCCCTGGTCGATCCCGTTGAGGCACTTCGCTACGAATAA
- a CDS encoding sensor histidine kinase, with translation MKAYRLSVNLKLGLVVAAVAIAVASVAYTNWLANRLREREEFLVRLWAAAQEQLATTEHVNPYIDVFQELEARLDRLGGVNTPEELARYRAALAWARTMPPTSDVTLASEIVLEGAFDIPAIITDSTGLQPLFWRNVPVPDSLSGLTPADSARAITRLRELVAEMDRVHRPIPIRIRFDDTELVQYVHYGESRLIRQLRVFPYVQLFVMGLFILVGYLGFSYVRRSEQRSLWVGMAKEAAHQLGTPLSSLMGWVELLRTDSLSPEQQREALDEIEKDIARLKRVAQRFSEIGSLPRLEVQPLAPVVQNTADYIRRRMPSLGKQVTLSVDVPEDIRLPLNAELFEWVIENLLKNALDAIEGPDGRIDVRARVQGDVVQIEVQDTGRGIDRRQWKNIFRPGYSTKKRGWGLGLSLAKRIVEDYHGGTIALVQSRPGQGSTFRITLPLR, from the coding sequence ATGAAGGCCTATCGCCTTTCGGTCAATCTGAAGCTGGGGCTGGTGGTGGCCGCCGTGGCGATTGCGGTGGCTTCGGTGGCCTACACGAACTGGCTGGCCAACCGGCTGCGCGAGCGTGAGGAGTTTCTGGTGCGGCTCTGGGCGGCCGCTCAGGAGCAGCTGGCCACGACCGAGCACGTCAACCCGTACATCGACGTGTTTCAGGAGCTGGAAGCGCGGCTCGACCGCCTCGGAGGTGTGAACACGCCAGAAGAGCTGGCCCGCTACCGGGCGGCGCTGGCCTGGGCGCGTACCATGCCGCCCACGTCCGATGTGACGCTTGCCAGTGAGATCGTGCTCGAAGGGGCCTTCGACATTCCCGCCATCATCACCGATTCGACCGGCCTGCAGCCGCTTTTCTGGCGGAACGTGCCCGTGCCCGACTCGCTCTCAGGCCTGACACCCGCCGACTCGGCCCGGGCCATCACCCGCCTGCGCGAACTGGTGGCCGAAATGGATCGGGTGCACCGACCCATCCCCATCCGGATCCGCTTCGACGATACCGAACTGGTTCAGTACGTGCATTACGGCGAGTCGCGGCTGATCCGCCAGCTCCGGGTGTTTCCCTACGTGCAGCTCTTCGTGATGGGGCTGTTCATTCTGGTGGGGTATTTGGGCTTTTCGTACGTGCGGCGTAGCGAGCAGCGAAGCCTCTGGGTGGGCATGGCCAAGGAGGCGGCGCATCAGCTCGGGACGCCGCTTTCCAGCCTGATGGGCTGGGTGGAGCTGCTCCGGACCGACAGCCTTTCGCCCGAGCAGCAGCGCGAGGCGCTCGACGAGATCGAAAAAGACATCGCACGGCTGAAGCGGGTGGCCCAGCGCTTCTCGGAGATCGGATCACTGCCCCGGCTCGAAGTGCAGCCGCTGGCCCCGGTCGTTCAGAACACGGCCGACTACATCCGGCGCCGTATGCCCAGTCTGGGCAAGCAGGTAACGCTCTCGGTGGACGTGCCCGAGGACATCCGGCTGCCGCTCAACGCCGAACTGTTCGAGTGGGTGATCGAGAACCTGCTCAAAAATGCGCTGGACGCCATCGAGGGGCCGGACGGCCGCATCGACGTGCGCGCCCGCGTGCAGGGCGACGTGGTGCAGATCGAGGTGCAGGACACCGGGCGGGGCATCGACCGACGCCAGTGGAAAAACATCTTTCGGCCGGGCTACAGCACGAAAAAGCGGGGCTGGGGACTGGGGCTCAGCCTGGCCAAGCGCATCGTGGAGGACTACCACGGCGGTACCATCGCCCTGGTGCAGTCGCGACCCGGTCAGGGCTCGACGTTCCGCATCACGCTGCCGCTGCGGTGA
- a CDS encoding UPF0175 family protein, which produces MKTVQLELPEELLQATRMTLEELRLELAIHLFEQGRLSLDKAAELANVPVWQFQQTLAGRGIPMHYDVRAYEEDLETLRRLGRL; this is translated from the coding sequence ATGAAAACGGTGCAGCTCGAACTACCCGAGGAGCTTCTGCAGGCGACCCGCATGACGCTTGAAGAATTGCGGCTTGAGCTGGCCATTCATCTGTTTGAGCAGGGGCGCCTTTCGCTGGACAAGGCCGCCGAACTGGCGAACGTACCGGTCTGGCAATTCCAGCAGACACTGGCCGGACGTGGCATTCCCATGCATTATGACGTGCGTGCATACGAAGAAGATCTGGAAACGCTCAGAAGGCTCGGGCGTCTGTGA
- a CDS encoding YraN family protein, whose translation MDTRTIGTRGEDLAATYLEQQGYRILARQYRFERAEIDLVCFEPAPRPEDGGEIVFVEVKTRRGLGFGRPEEAVTPEKQRHLIRAARAYLYEHHLQRARCRFDVIAIVLHDDRPPEIEHFKDAFWAG comes from the coding sequence ATGGATACACGCACGATCGGCACCCGGGGCGAAGACCTGGCCGCGACCTATCTGGAACAGCAGGGCTATCGGATTCTGGCGCGTCAGTACCGCTTCGAGCGCGCGGAGATCGACCTGGTCTGCTTCGAACCGGCCCCGCGTCCCGAGGACGGGGGCGAGATCGTCTTCGTCGAAGTGAAGACCCGGCGCGGGCTGGGTTTCGGGCGTCCGGAGGAGGCCGTTACGCCCGAAAAGCAACGTCACCTGATCCGTGCCGCCCGGGCCTACCTCTACGAGCACCACCTGCAGCGCGCCCGCTGTCGCTTCGACGTGATCGCCATCGTGCTGCACGACGACCGTCCGCCGGAAATCGAACATTTCAAAGACGCTTTCTGGGCCGGATAG
- the glnA gene encoding type I glutamate--ammonia ligase: MAPPLITEMPVETRQEAIRKVFELIEKEGAQMVDIRFVDFLGQQQHFSIPADQFEPDHFDEGVGFDGSSIRGWKSIHESDMLVIPDPTTAFIDPFFQHRTVVLIGEIHEPGTLEPFQRCPRGIARRAEQFLKQSGIADVAYFGPEAEFFVFDHASFDEGPNHAFYKIDSDEGAWNRGRHDSLGYKPTTKGGYFPVPPTDSLQNLRAEMALLMEAIGIPVECQHHEVASGGQCEIDFRFQPLLKCADFLMNYKYIVKNTAWKYGKTVTFMPKPIFGDNGSGMHTHISLWKDEQPLFFGDRYAGLSQEALWFIGGILHHAPAVIAFTNPTTNSFRRLVPGFEAPVNLVYSARNRSAAIRIPVYSDSPKAKRIEARFPDPSCNPYLAFSALLLAGLDGIRNQIDPGQPVDKDIYHLSPEEQAALPQAPRSLEEALEALEKDHEFLLQGGVFTEDVIEAWIQYKYDNEVQQLRMRPHPYEFSLYFDV, encoded by the coding sequence ATGGCGCCGCCACTGATCACGGAGATGCCGGTGGAGACCCGGCAGGAAGCCATCCGAAAGGTGTTCGAGCTGATCGAAAAGGAAGGGGCGCAGATGGTCGACATTCGCTTTGTCGACTTTCTGGGTCAGCAGCAGCACTTTTCGATCCCGGCCGATCAGTTCGAGCCTGATCACTTCGATGAGGGCGTGGGCTTCGACGGCTCGTCGATCCGGGGCTGGAAGAGCATTCACGAGTCGGACATGCTGGTGATCCCGGATCCGACGACCGCCTTCATCGATCCGTTCTTCCAGCACAGGACGGTCGTGCTCATCGGCGAAATCCACGAGCCCGGTACGCTGGAGCCCTTTCAGCGCTGTCCGCGAGGCATCGCCCGCCGCGCCGAGCAGTTCCTGAAGCAGTCGGGCATTGCCGACGTGGCCTACTTCGGGCCGGAGGCCGAGTTCTTCGTCTTCGATCACGCCTCGTTCGATGAAGGGCCCAACCATGCCTTCTACAAGATCGACTCGGACGAAGGCGCCTGGAACCGGGGCCGGCACGACAGCCTGGGTTACAAGCCCACCACGAAGGGCGGCTACTTCCCGGTGCCGCCGACCGACTCGCTGCAGAACCTGCGCGCCGAGATGGCGCTGCTCATGGAGGCCATCGGCATTCCGGTGGAGTGCCAGCACCACGAGGTGGCCTCCGGCGGCCAGTGCGAGATCGACTTCCGCTTCCAGCCGCTGTTGAAGTGCGCCGATTTCCTGATGAACTACAAGTACATCGTCAAGAACACGGCCTGGAAGTACGGCAAGACGGTCACCTTCATGCCCAAGCCGATCTTCGGCGACAACGGCTCGGGCATGCACACGCACATTTCGCTCTGGAAGGATGAGCAGCCGCTGTTCTTCGGCGACAGATACGCCGGGCTGAGCCAGGAGGCGCTCTGGTTCATTGGCGGCATCCTGCATCACGCGCCGGCCGTCATTGCCTTCACGAACCCGACGACGAACTCCTTCCGACGGCTGGTGCCGGGCTTCGAGGCACCGGTGAACCTGGTCTACTCGGCCCGCAACCGGAGCGCCGCCATCCGCATCCCGGTCTACTCGGACAGCCCCAAAGCCAAGCGGATCGAGGCCCGCTTCCCGGACCCGTCCTGCAACCCGTACCTCGCCTTCTCGGCGCTGCTGCTGGCCGGGCTGGACGGCATCCGTAACCAGATCGATCCGGGCCAGCCGGTCGACAAGGACATCTACCACCTGTCGCCCGAAGAGCAGGCCGCCCTGCCCCAGGCGCCCAGGTCGCTCGAAGAGGCGCTCGAGGCGCTCGAAAAGGACCACGAATTCCTGCTGCAGGGCGGCGTCTTCACCGAGGACGTGATCGAGGCCTGGATCCAGTACAAGTACGACAACGAGGTGCAGCAACTCCGGATGCGCCCGCATCCGTACGAGTTCTCGCTGTACTTCGACGTGTGA
- a CDS encoding adenylosuccinate synthase, translating to MPVTVVIGSQWGDEGKGKIVDLLSQDVDIVARYQGGANAGHTICWGDKTFVLHLVPSGIFHEGVTCVIGNGVVLDPVALLEEIRMIRSLGYEVEGRLLISHNAHLIMPYHRKLEEARERFRDADAIGTTGRGIGPAYMDKFARTGIRVVDLLDRDVLRKKLKQAIEEKNAILREVYKAEALDVDAIIEEYVEFDKLIDPYVTDTAEYLNRALREGKHILAEGAQGSLLDVDFGTYPYVTSSHPTVGGCCTGLGIPPTAITRIIGIVKAYCTRVGNGPFPTEQDNEIGERLREVGHEYGATTGRPRRCGWLDLVALRYSSMINGFTELAITKLDVLTGFEELPVCTRYRYDGKVSQRFPSEAQTLEKVEPLYEVLPGWHEDITGASRLEDLPEAARRYLEFIARFTGVDISLISTGPKREQTIWNGRAVIPASA from the coding sequence ATGCCGGTAACGGTTGTCATCGGAAGCCAGTGGGGCGACGAAGGAAAAGGTAAGATCGTCGATCTGCTCAGCCAGGACGTGGACATCGTCGCCCGCTACCAGGGGGGCGCCAATGCAGGTCATACGATCTGCTGGGGCGACAAAACCTTCGTGCTGCATCTGGTGCCCAGCGGCATCTTTCACGAAGGCGTCACCTGCGTGATCGGCAACGGCGTCGTGCTCGATCCGGTGGCGCTGCTCGAAGAAATCCGCATGATTCGCTCGCTGGGCTACGAGGTGGAGGGGCGGCTGTTGATCTCGCACAACGCCCACCTGATCATGCCCTACCACCGCAAGCTGGAAGAGGCGCGCGAGCGCTTCCGCGACGCCGACGCCATCGGCACGACCGGCCGCGGCATCGGTCCCGCCTACATGGACAAGTTCGCCCGCACGGGCATCCGGGTGGTGGACCTGCTCGACCGGGACGTGCTCCGCAAGAAGCTCAAGCAGGCCATCGAGGAGAAGAATGCCATCCTGCGCGAGGTCTACAAGGCCGAAGCGCTCGACGTGGACGCGATCATCGAGGAATACGTCGAGTTTGACAAGCTCATCGACCCGTACGTCACCGATACGGCCGAGTATCTGAATCGGGCGCTGCGCGAGGGCAAGCACATCCTGGCCGAGGGCGCTCAGGGCTCGCTGCTCGACGTGGACTTCGGCACCTATCCGTACGTGACCTCCAGCCACCCGACCGTCGGGGGCTGCTGCACGGGGCTGGGCATTCCGCCCACGGCCATCACGCGCATCATCGGGATCGTCAAGGCCTACTGCACCCGCGTGGGCAACGGACCGTTCCCGACCGAGCAGGACAACGAGATCGGTGAACGGCTACGCGAAGTCGGGCACGAGTACGGGGCCACGACCGGGCGGCCACGTCGCTGCGGCTGGCTCGACCTGGTGGCCCTCCGCTATTCGTCGATGATCAACGGCTTCACGGAGCTGGCCATCACGAAGCTGGATGTGCTGACGGGCTTCGAGGAGCTGCCCGTCTGCACCCGCTACCGGTACGACGGCAAGGTCAGCCAGCGCTTCCCGAGCGAGGCCCAGACGCTCGAAAAAGTCGAGCCCCTCTACGAGGTGCTGCCCGGCTGGCACGAAGACATCACGGGCGCCAGCCGGCTGGAGGATCTGCCCGAGGCGGCCCGACGCTACCTGGAATTCATTGCCCGCTTTACCGGCGTGGACATCAGTCTGATCTCGACCGGCCCCAAGCGGGAACAGACCATCTGGAACGGCCGCGCCGTCATCCCGGCCTCGGCGTGA
- a CDS encoding FAD-dependent oxidoreductase gives MQSLRYEADVVIVGGGLAGLVTALELLEKNRRVVLLDRDEPARLGGLARESFGGVFLVDTPHQRRLRIQDSPELAWSDWQRCARFGPEDHWPRRWAQLYCERSIPLIFEFLDRLGVRFLPLVNWPERGLYEPLNSVPRWHIAWGTGYEIATRVIAALEAHPNRHRFALHFRHAVTDFVEEGGRVVGIVGHVEPDGPDFEARGEAVVVASGGICGGDLSKLRAHWYRPWGEPPRKLLNGAHRYADGLLHDRAAALGAHLTHLDLQWHYAAGVHHPARRRPDDGLSLVPPRSALWCNAHGRRIGPPPLVGYTDTRWLVEQVLRQPGQYSWLVLNYKIAVRELAVSGCDYMEAFRYKKRLRMLWELVRGNHRLVRRLIDECPDDFVVADTPEALIDGMNARSLFGLQIDGEGMLRDIQEYDAMIARGPAFFNDEQLRRLMNFRTYRADRLRLCRFQPILDPKARPLIAIRCFILTRKSLGGLKTDLEGRVLRPNDTPIPGLYAVGEAAGFGGGGIHGRGSLEGTFLGGCILTARTTARHL, from the coding sequence ATGCAATCGCTTCGTTACGAAGCCGACGTGGTGATCGTGGGGGGCGGGCTGGCCGGGCTGGTGACCGCCCTGGAACTGCTCGAAAAGAACCGTCGCGTGGTGTTGCTGGATCGCGACGAACCCGCGCGGCTGGGCGGGCTGGCCCGCGAATCGTTCGGCGGCGTCTTTCTGGTAGATACGCCGCACCAGCGGCGGCTGCGCATTCAGGACAGTCCGGAGCTGGCCTGGAGCGACTGGCAACGCTGCGCCCGCTTCGGTCCCGAGGATCACTGGCCACGCCGCTGGGCACAGCTTTATTGCGAGCGTTCCATCCCGCTCATCTTCGAGTTTCTGGATCGGCTGGGCGTGCGCTTTCTCCCGCTGGTGAACTGGCCGGAGCGGGGGCTCTACGAACCGCTCAACTCGGTACCGCGCTGGCACATCGCCTGGGGCACGGGCTACGAGATCGCCACTCGGGTAATCGCGGCGCTGGAAGCGCATCCGAACCGACATCGGTTTGCGCTGCACTTCCGGCACGCCGTGACGGACTTTGTGGAAGAGGGGGGACGCGTGGTGGGCATTGTGGGACACGTGGAGCCGGATGGGCCTGACTTCGAAGCCCGGGGCGAAGCCGTGGTGGTGGCTTCGGGGGGCATCTGCGGGGGCGATCTGAGCAAGCTCCGCGCGCACTGGTACCGTCCCTGGGGCGAGCCGCCCCGCAAGCTGCTGAACGGGGCTCATCGCTACGCCGACGGCCTGCTGCACGACCGGGCGGCCGCACTCGGCGCGCACCTGACGCACCTGGACCTGCAGTGGCACTACGCGGCCGGGGTGCACCATCCGGCGCGGCGCCGCCCCGATGATGGCCTGAGCCTGGTGCCGCCGCGCTCGGCGCTCTGGTGCAACGCACACGGCCGACGTATCGGGCCCCCGCCGCTGGTGGGGTACACCGACACCCGATGGCTCGTCGAGCAGGTGCTCCGCCAGCCCGGCCAGTACAGCTGGCTGGTGCTCAACTACAAAATTGCCGTGCGGGAACTGGCCGTCTCGGGCTGCGACTACATGGAGGCCTTCCGCTACAAGAAACGCCTGCGCATGCTCTGGGAGCTGGTGCGCGGTAACCACCGACTCGTGCGGCGGCTCATCGACGAGTGCCCGGACGACTTCGTTGTGGCCGACACGCCCGAGGCCCTCATCGACGGCATGAATGCCCGGAGCCTGTTCGGCCTCCAGATCGACGGCGAGGGCATGCTGCGCGACATTCAGGAGTACGACGCGATGATCGCCCGCGGCCCGGCCTTCTTCAACGACGAGCAGCTCCGGCGGCTGATGAACTTCCGCACCTACCGGGCCGACCGGCTCCGGCTGTGTCGTTTTCAGCCGATTCTCGACCCGAAAGCCCGCCCGCTGATTGCGATTCGCTGTTTTATCCTGACGCGCAAGAGCCTGGGCGGACTCAAGACCGACCTGGAAGGCCGGGTGCTGCGGCCCAACGACACGCCGATTCCCGGCCTGTACGCCGTGGGCGAAGCGGCCGGCTTCGGGGGCGGCGGCATTCACGGCCGGGGCTCACTGGAAGGGACGTTCCTGGGCGGGTGCATCCTCACGGCACGCACCACCGCCCGCCATCTCTAA
- a CDS encoding SAM hydrolase/SAM-dependent halogenase family protein — MADQPIPLITLTTDFGTRDAYVAAMKGVLLSLAPQARLVDITHEIRPQDVMEAAFVLREAVPYFPPGTIHLVVVDPGVGTARRAVALRHGAHWFVGPDNGLFTLVLGTERPDELVELNRPEFWRTPTPSQTFHGRDIFAPAAGHLAAGRSLQEIGTPLEQLTTLRWMEPSASNESIHGWVVHVDRFGNCITNVSRELFERYRAGRPFKCYVGSTPFTQVQPTYGAVAQGEALLLFGSSDFLEIAVNGGNAAELLGIRQGTPVHIIFEQKPSRS, encoded by the coding sequence ATGGCGGACCAACCGATACCACTCATCACACTGACCACCGACTTCGGCACGCGCGACGCCTACGTGGCGGCCATGAAGGGCGTGCTGCTGAGCCTGGCCCCGCAGGCCCGGCTCGTGGACATCACCCACGAGATCCGACCACAGGATGTGATGGAGGCGGCGTTTGTCCTCCGCGAAGCCGTGCCGTACTTTCCGCCGGGCACCATTCACCTGGTCGTTGTCGATCCGGGCGTGGGCACCGCACGGCGTGCCGTCGCCCTTCGGCATGGTGCGCACTGGTTCGTGGGCCCCGACAATGGTCTGTTCACGCTGGTGCTGGGCACCGAGCGCCCCGACGAACTCGTCGAACTCAACCGACCCGAATTCTGGCGCACCCCCACACCCAGCCAGACTTTTCACGGACGCGACATCTTTGCGCCGGCCGCCGGACATCTGGCCGCCGGACGCTCGCTTCAGGAGATCGGCACGCCGCTGGAGCAATTGACCACGCTCCGCTGGATGGAGCCGTCGGCCAGCAACGAAAGCATTCACGGCTGGGTGGTCCATGTGGATCGCTTCGGCAACTGCATCACAAACGTTTCGCGAGAGCTGTTCGAGCGCTACCGGGCGGGTCGCCCGTTCAAATGCTACGTGGGCAGCACCCCCTTCACGCAGGTGCAGCCTACCTACGGAGCGGTCGCCCAGGGCGAAGCGCTGCTCCTGTTCGGCAGCAGCGACTTTCTGGAGATTGCCGTCAATGGCGGCAATGCCGCCGAGCTGCTCGGCATTCGCCAGGGCACACCCGTCCACATTATTTTTGAGCAGAAACCTTCGCGTTCATGA